From one Enterococcus sp. DIV2402 genomic stretch:
- the ftsY gene encoding signal recognition particle-docking protein FtsY, with product MGLFDKIKSAFIRDKEKEQESEVEEIEEVDQVEEDAEDLVVEETQEITETEIEEAEVEEVEATIEEVTEVVPEPIEISEEEISEVTASEPVSESIDTQEKYNKGLAKTRKTFKQRMNELFANFRSVDEDFFEEVEETLIGADVGFETSMRIADELRQEVKLRNAKKPAAVQNAIIEKLVDLYEEEGLNEVNELNLQTNGLSVFLFVGVNGVGKTTSIGKLANQYRLEGKKVLLAAADTFRAGAIDQLVVWGERAQVEVVRGKAGGDPAAVVFDAMQRAKEEHADVLLVDTAGRLQNKVNLMNELDKIKRIIQRVDPEAPHEVLLVLDATTGQNAMTQAKQFKETTDVTGLVLTKLDGTAKGGIVLAIRNELHLPVKLVGLGEGIDDLEPFNPNDFVVGLFKELLQEEY from the coding sequence AAGAAATTGAAGAAGTTGATCAAGTCGAAGAAGACGCTGAGGATCTCGTGGTTGAAGAGACTCAAGAAATAACGGAAACAGAAATCGAAGAAGCTGAAGTCGAAGAAGTTGAGGCGACTATCGAGGAAGTTACGGAAGTTGTCCCAGAACCAATTGAAATCAGTGAAGAAGAAATATCAGAAGTGACAGCGTCTGAACCAGTTTCAGAATCGATTGACACGCAAGAAAAATACAACAAAGGTTTAGCAAAAACTCGTAAAACATTTAAACAACGGATGAATGAATTGTTTGCTAACTTCCGTTCAGTAGACGAAGATTTCTTTGAAGAAGTCGAAGAAACGTTGATTGGTGCCGATGTTGGTTTCGAAACGTCGATGAGAATTGCTGATGAATTACGCCAAGAGGTGAAGTTACGGAATGCTAAAAAACCAGCAGCCGTTCAAAATGCAATTATCGAAAAACTAGTCGATTTATACGAAGAAGAAGGCTTAAATGAAGTCAATGAATTAAATCTACAAACAAATGGCTTATCTGTTTTCTTATTTGTCGGTGTAAATGGGGTAGGTAAAACGACAAGTATTGGGAAATTAGCCAATCAATATCGCTTAGAAGGCAAAAAAGTTCTATTAGCAGCCGCGGATACGTTCCGAGCTGGGGCGATTGATCAGTTGGTTGTGTGGGGCGAACGCGCACAAGTCGAAGTTGTCCGTGGCAAAGCTGGTGGTGACCCGGCAGCAGTTGTGTTTGATGCGATGCAACGTGCCAAAGAAGAGCATGCCGATGTTTTATTAGTGGATACGGCTGGTCGTTTGCAGAACAAAGTGAACTTGATGAACGAATTAGATAAAATCAAACGGATTATTCAACGAGTTGACCCAGAAGCACCTCATGAGGTATTGCTTGTTTTGGATGCAACAACGGGACAAAATGCAATGACACAAGCCAAACAATTCAAAGAAACAACGGATGTGACTGGTTTAGTTTTAACCAAACTAGATGGCACAGCAAAAGGTGGAATTGTGTTAGCTATTCGTAATGAATTGCACTTGCCAGTAAAACTTGTGGGTCTAGGGGAAGGCATTGACGACTTAGAGCCATTTAACCCGAATGATTTTGTTGTCGGTTTATTCAAAGAACTTTTACAAGAAGAATATTGA
- the gshAB gene encoding bifunctional glutamate--cysteine ligase GshA/glutathione synthetase GshB, with product MNIQQILEKQELQPYLLKVRYGMEKESQRVTVTGDLVTTDYPNTLGNRTHHPYIQTDFAETQMELITPVTESIPELFRYLAAIHDVTYRSMNNEEMLWPLSMPPALPEKDEDIIIAKLENFEDVLYRRYLAKTYGRRKQMVSGIHFNFEFGDALIRKLFEAQKEVTDYQQFKTDIYLKVTRNYLHYRWLITYFFGATPTSEARYFVDEKGPNEPVRSIRNSVYGYKNHEDVQVTYATIQDYLADIDRMVEEGKLSEEKEFYAPVRLRGGKKVADLASAGIRYIELRNIDLNPFEKYGISELQVEFLHVFLLFLLWKDEGNDADEWVAQGDEKEKIVSLEHPLQPTIFIEEARELLAEFAAFIDKLALPVSENLLADLEEQLDDPAKTLAGKLYLASQQTSQKELAVTHGKQYHDYAWERPYQLAGFREMELSTQILLFDAIQKGIQVEVLDESDQFLKLKVGDKVEYVKNANMTSKDNYIVPLIMANKTVTKKVLANAGYRVPAGREFDDKATALQGYAEFAEQGFVVKPKTTNYGLGISIFKEGASFEDYQEAVDIAFSEDHSILVEEFLPGTEYRFFVLDGETKAIMLRVPANVQGDGIHTITELVAKKNEDPLRGTDHRAPLELIQLGNIEKLMLKAQGYTVDSIPQAGTIVYLRENSNISTGGDSIDMTKEIPEDYQKVAAAAVEALGAVICGIDLIIPDKNRPADEPGAYGIIEANFNPAMHMHMYSYQGQSRRLTMDVLNLLFPEVM from the coding sequence ATGAATATTCAACAAATTTTAGAAAAACAAGAACTCCAACCGTATTTATTAAAAGTCCGTTATGGAATGGAGAAAGAAAGTCAACGTGTGACCGTAACAGGTGATTTAGTTACGACAGATTATCCGAATACTTTGGGGAATCGCACACACCATCCCTATATTCAGACGGATTTTGCTGAGACACAAATGGAATTGATTACACCTGTGACAGAAAGCATTCCAGAACTATTTCGCTATTTAGCAGCTATTCACGATGTTACGTATCGTTCAATGAATAATGAAGAAATGTTGTGGCCATTAAGCATGCCACCAGCATTACCAGAAAAAGATGAAGACATTATCATCGCAAAATTGGAAAATTTTGAAGATGTTTTATATCGTCGCTATTTGGCAAAGACGTATGGTCGTCGTAAACAGATGGTCAGTGGTATTCATTTTAATTTTGAATTTGGAGATGCGTTAATCAGAAAATTATTTGAAGCACAAAAGGAAGTAACCGATTATCAACAATTTAAAACTGACATTTATTTAAAAGTAACACGCAATTATTTACACTATCGTTGGTTAATCACGTATTTCTTTGGAGCAACACCCACTAGTGAAGCTCGTTATTTCGTTGATGAAAAAGGACCAAATGAGCCCGTACGCAGCATTCGGAACAGTGTCTACGGTTATAAAAACCATGAAGATGTACAAGTCACTTATGCGACGATTCAAGATTATTTAGCCGATATTGACCGCATGGTAGAAGAGGGCAAATTATCAGAAGAAAAAGAATTTTATGCACCAGTTCGTTTGCGTGGCGGGAAAAAAGTTGCTGATTTAGCCTCAGCGGGTATCCGTTATATTGAATTACGAAATATCGATTTAAATCCTTTTGAAAAATACGGTATTAGCGAACTGCAAGTGGAATTTTTACATGTCTTTTTACTCTTCCTATTGTGGAAAGATGAAGGCAACGATGCCGATGAATGGGTAGCACAAGGAGACGAAAAAGAAAAAATCGTTTCTTTAGAACATCCACTTCAACCTACTATTTTTATCGAAGAAGCCCGTGAATTGCTTGCTGAATTTGCTGCATTTATTGATAAATTAGCCCTTCCTGTATCAGAAAATTTACTTGCTGATTTGGAAGAACAACTGGATGATCCTGCAAAAACCCTAGCTGGGAAATTATATCTAGCTAGTCAACAAACGAGTCAAAAAGAATTAGCAGTCACTCATGGCAAACAATATCATGACTATGCGTGGGAACGTCCTTATCAATTAGCTGGTTTCCGTGAAATGGAATTGTCGACACAAATTTTACTTTTTGACGCGATTCAAAAAGGCATTCAAGTCGAAGTGCTTGATGAAAGCGACCAATTCCTGAAATTAAAAGTAGGCGATAAGGTTGAATACGTCAAAAATGCCAACATGACGAGTAAAGATAACTATATCGTGCCGTTAATTATGGCAAATAAAACCGTTACTAAAAAAGTTTTAGCCAATGCGGGCTACCGTGTGCCCGCTGGTCGTGAATTTGATGACAAAGCAACTGCTTTGCAAGGCTATGCTGAATTTGCTGAGCAAGGTTTTGTCGTAAAACCGAAAACAACAAATTATGGGCTAGGCATTTCTATTTTTAAAGAAGGAGCTTCCTTTGAAGATTATCAAGAAGCAGTGGATATTGCTTTTTCAGAAGATCATTCAATTTTAGTTGAAGAATTTTTACCTGGTACGGAATATCGTTTCTTTGTGTTAGATGGTGAAACGAAGGCCATCATGCTTCGTGTCCCAGCCAACGTCCAAGGGGATGGTATTCATACTATTACTGAATTAGTAGCAAAGAAAAATGAAGACCCATTGCGTGGAACAGATCACCGGGCACCATTGGAATTGATTCAACTAGGAAATATTGAAAAGTTGATGTTAAAAGCGCAAGGCTACACCGTGGATTCGATTCCACAAGCAGGAACAATCGTGTATCTACGCGAAAATTCCAATATTAGTACGGGTGGCGACTCCATTGATATGACGAAAGAGATTCCAGAAGATTATCAAAAGGTTGCGGCAGCAGCAGTCGAGGCGTTAGGTGCAGTGATTTGCGGGATTGATTTAATTATTCCTGATAAAAATCGTCCAGCAGATGAGCCCGGAGCGTACGGTATTATTGAAGCAAACTTTAATCCAGCGATGCACATGCATATGTATTCGTATCAAGGCCAAAGTCGTCGTTTAACGATGGATGTCTTAAATTTATTATTTCCTGAAGTAATGTAA
- a CDS encoding ABC transporter ATP-binding protein, whose protein sequence is MEMTQKHGSFKRFVTFIKPERKYFYLLAICSLISNTLVTVMPLIMAVAIDNLLATIQRASSTLTFSTIKGVLGFPVLILLGIAIISAIFSYLQEKMMASLSEQITLRLRKEISQKFKVLPMSFFDTHQVGDILSRTTNDINRISEVLLTGINQLFSSVVNISLGLAMLFYIDLKLTGIILLVIALATLVTGWIANKNKILADKNQVELGNLNNQVEEFFSGNLEIKAFHNQQLTADMLDKTNRQHAQAFQNSQFFDFAIYPAVRFINQLAFIVSAILGAGMVIQGSMTIGIIQAYLQYVNQVSEPITNFSYVINAIQSAMASLDRVLVILDQPEEIPDSNHTNKLKYPQGQITFEHVQFGYTPDKLLMNDISFEAQPNKMIAIVGPTGAGKTTLVNLLMRFYEINGGKIMFDGHDITTLSRKELRSMFGMVLQNTWLFEGTVAENIAYGKKEATREEIIDVAKMAQCDHFIRTLPEGYDTIISSENGSLSQGQQQLLTIARVILANPPVVILDEATSSVDTRTEVEIQTAMQRITENRTSFVIAHRLSTIEKADLILVMAQGTIVEQGNHAELLQQNGLYAQLHQSQFKE, encoded by the coding sequence ATGGAGATGACTCAAAAACATGGGAGTTTTAAACGCTTCGTTACTTTTATTAAGCCAGAACGGAAATATTTCTATCTTTTAGCTATTTGTAGTTTAATTAGTAATACTCTGGTGACAGTGATGCCGTTAATTATGGCTGTTGCCATTGATAATTTATTAGCGACGATTCAACGCGCATCGAGCACGCTAACTTTTTCGACAATCAAAGGGGTCTTGGGCTTCCCTGTGCTTATTTTGCTAGGAATTGCGATTATCAGTGCGATTTTTTCTTATTTGCAAGAAAAGATGATGGCCTCGCTCAGTGAGCAAATCACCTTACGTTTACGAAAAGAAATCTCACAAAAATTTAAAGTGCTCCCGATGTCCTTTTTTGATACACATCAAGTAGGAGATATTCTAAGTCGTACAACGAATGATATTAACCGCATTTCTGAAGTGCTTCTAACAGGAATTAATCAGTTATTTTCTTCGGTTGTCAATATTTCCTTAGGTCTAGCAATGTTGTTTTATATAGATTTGAAATTAACCGGGATTATCTTGTTGGTTATTGCTCTAGCTACGCTGGTAACAGGCTGGATTGCCAATAAAAACAAAATTTTAGCGGATAAAAATCAAGTTGAATTAGGAAATTTAAACAATCAAGTTGAAGAATTTTTCTCTGGGAATTTAGAAATAAAAGCCTTCCACAATCAACAATTGACAGCTGACATGCTTGATAAAACAAATAGACAGCATGCACAAGCCTTTCAAAATTCACAATTTTTTGACTTTGCGATTTATCCTGCGGTTCGTTTCATTAACCAACTCGCTTTTATTGTCAGTGCCATTCTTGGTGCGGGTATGGTCATTCAAGGATCGATGACCATCGGGATTATTCAAGCTTATCTTCAATACGTGAATCAAGTGTCTGAGCCTATCACTAATTTTTCTTATGTCATTAATGCCATTCAAAGCGCCATGGCATCCTTGGACCGAGTGTTAGTGATTTTAGACCAACCAGAAGAAATCCCTGACAGTAACCATACAAATAAACTGAAATATCCGCAAGGTCAAATCACCTTTGAACATGTCCAATTTGGTTATACGCCAGATAAATTATTAATGAACGATATCAGTTTTGAAGCCCAACCGAATAAAATGATTGCGATTGTAGGTCCAACTGGTGCGGGTAAAACAACTTTGGTCAATTTACTGATGCGTTTTTATGAAATTAACGGTGGTAAAATTATGTTTGACGGTCATGATATTACAACATTATCTCGTAAAGAATTACGCTCTATGTTTGGAATGGTTCTTCAAAATACTTGGTTATTTGAAGGCACTGTCGCGGAGAATATTGCTTATGGCAAAAAAGAAGCGACACGAGAAGAAATCATCGACGTTGCCAAAATGGCACAATGTGACCACTTTATTCGAACGTTACCAGAGGGCTATGACACAATCATTTCTAGTGAGAATGGCTCCCTATCACAAGGGCAACAACAATTATTAACGATTGCTCGAGTGATTTTAGCCAATCCGCCAGTGGTTATTTTAGATGAAGCAACATCCAGCGTAGATACGCGTACAGAAGTCGAAATCCAAACAGCTATGCAACGCATAACTGAAAATCGAACGAGCTTTGTGATTGCTCATCGTCTATCAACCATTGAAAAAGCCGATTTAATTTTAGTCATGGCCCAAGGCACGATTGTTGAACAAGGTAATCATGCGGAATTACTTCAACAGAATGGACTATATGCACAGCTTCATCAAAGCCAGTTTAAAGAATAA
- a CDS encoding ABC transporter ATP-binding protein — protein MKHLILFFSKNKKLSLLTLLSLIIQVLGTLAVPFLIGELIDSGIASNNYSLVMKIGGQMLAVALAGSAAAIYGSYLSARLAALYGYELRRNFYHKIQLLSIQDVESFNISSLLTRMMNDVTNIQRSMVMALQLIIPAPIICLFAVVMTAIHSPKLASIPLLAIVLYLLSVNYLLKKGLPLSREIQIRLDKMMVKLREFFNGMMMIRAFDKQHVEETKLNQRFTDYADSMIRVNKIFAFLTPIAYLLMGLVFSLIIWFGGLLVGSGQLQIGVVTAVIEYSVLTLAYLIVAAMVIVTLPRSLASLNRVNEVLETTPEIITQADSAAPSIQEGAPFVRFQHVTFAYNGAEPVLNDISFDILKGKTTAIVGGTGSGKSTIAKVLLHLTTIQKGHILIDGQELKTIPQADLIHKISYVPQKAFLFSGTIASNLKMGYASATDEMMAQALEIAQATDFVSQQDQGIHSFVAQGGTNFSGGQKQRLSIARALVKPAQLYIFDDSFSALDYQTDALLRHSLATQMPEATFLIVAQRLSTIKDADRIIVLDEGRIVGQGTHEELLKNNQTYQEFAFSQGIDFKGGNSDGDDSKTWEF, from the coding sequence ATGAAACATCTAATATTATTTTTTTCAAAAAACAAAAAATTGAGTCTTTTAACCCTACTCAGTTTAATTATTCAAGTGTTAGGAACGTTAGCTGTTCCTTTTTTAATTGGTGAGCTTATCGATAGTGGTATTGCTTCCAACAATTATTCCTTAGTGATGAAAATCGGGGGGCAAATGCTAGCTGTCGCGTTAGCTGGTAGTGCTGCGGCGATTTACGGTAGTTATTTATCTGCCCGATTAGCTGCCTTATACGGCTATGAACTAAGACGTAATTTTTATCATAAAATTCAACTGTTATCGATTCAAGATGTGGAATCGTTTAATATCTCAAGCTTATTAACTCGAATGATGAACGACGTGACCAATATTCAACGTTCGATGGTAATGGCATTACAGTTGATTATTCCAGCTCCTATTATTTGTCTATTCGCCGTAGTGATGACAGCGATTCATTCACCTAAATTAGCTAGCATTCCTCTTTTGGCGATTGTCTTATATTTGCTTTCCGTGAACTATTTATTGAAAAAAGGCTTACCATTATCCCGCGAAATTCAAATTCGTTTAGATAAAATGATGGTGAAACTTAGAGAATTTTTCAACGGCATGATGATGATTCGAGCATTTGATAAGCAACATGTAGAAGAAACAAAACTCAATCAACGTTTTACAGATTATGCAGATAGCATGATTCGGGTGAATAAAATTTTTGCCTTCTTAACTCCAATTGCTTATTTATTAATGGGTTTGGTTTTTTCTTTAATTATTTGGTTTGGTGGTCTTCTAGTCGGCAGTGGACAGTTGCAAATTGGTGTTGTGACTGCGGTGATTGAATATTCTGTCCTGACCTTAGCTTATCTAATTGTGGCGGCAATGGTGATTGTCACTCTGCCTCGTTCCTTGGCTTCTCTGAATCGGGTGAATGAGGTGCTGGAAACAACACCAGAAATAATCACACAGGCAGATTCAGCAGCACCTTCTATCCAAGAGGGTGCGCCTTTTGTCCGTTTTCAACACGTAACTTTCGCTTATAACGGTGCTGAACCTGTGTTAAATGATATTTCTTTTGATATTTTGAAAGGAAAAACCACAGCGATTGTCGGCGGCACTGGTTCAGGTAAAAGTACCATTGCGAAAGTCCTACTCCATTTAACTACGATTCAAAAAGGACACATACTTATTGACGGACAAGAGTTAAAAACGATTCCGCAAGCCGACTTAATTCATAAAATTAGCTACGTCCCACAAAAAGCCTTTCTTTTTAGTGGCACAATCGCCAGTAATTTAAAAATGGGCTACGCTTCTGCTACAGATGAAATGATGGCGCAGGCTCTGGAAATTGCTCAAGCCACAGACTTCGTGTCTCAGCAAGATCAAGGTATTCATAGTTTTGTTGCCCAAGGAGGAACAAATTTTTCTGGGGGTCAAAAACAACGCTTGAGTATTGCTAGAGCGTTAGTCAAACCAGCACAACTTTATATTTTTGACGACAGTTTTTCAGCTCTTGACTATCAAACAGACGCTTTATTACGTCATTCTTTAGCAACGCAGATGCCTGAAGCAACTTTTTTAATTGTCGCACAACGATTAAGTACGATTAAAGATGCCGACCGAATTATTGTTCTAGATGAAGGTCGGATTGTTGGTCAAGGAACACATGAAGAGTTGTTAAAAAACAATCAAACCTATCAAGAATTCGCATTTTCTCAGGGAATAGATTTTAAAGGAGGAAACTCAGATGGAGATGACTCAAAAACATGGGAGTTTTAA
- a CDS encoding MerR family transcriptional regulator produces MEEKTYTIGEIAKLFQIPTSTIRYWEEKEIFSAKRNDENDYREYTIQTIIELLDVVFYRNLNIPIQKMKNFNRLRPEEIYSLLEDTEVEVQQELQHLKKKFRGIARRKEQLESLFHLQEKQYEKEPINIKKIVPFDLLNAEDMQIQLQQLANFVLYKEKEEELFQMGLAVSGESSKKEIWKSEPKQTPLYVTCLLTCDAENFDSNNFIEHKNAMNAQGFSIKGVIASYLATASEGNGKTMDYYKAWLEIVPL; encoded by the coding sequence ATGGAAGAAAAAACCTATACCATCGGAGAAATCGCAAAATTATTTCAAATCCCCACATCAACCATTCGTTACTGGGAAGAAAAGGAAATCTTTTCTGCGAAGCGCAATGATGAAAATGATTATCGAGAATATACTATTCAAACGATTATTGAATTATTAGATGTCGTTTTCTATCGCAATCTAAATATTCCGATTCAAAAAATGAAAAATTTTAATCGCTTGCGCCCAGAAGAAATCTATTCGCTTTTGGAAGATACCGAAGTCGAGGTTCAACAAGAATTACAACATCTCAAAAAAAAGTTTCGCGGCATTGCTCGCAGAAAAGAACAACTAGAAAGCTTATTTCATTTACAAGAGAAACAATATGAAAAAGAACCCATAAATATAAAAAAAATTGTGCCGTTTGACCTTCTAAATGCCGAAGATATGCAAATTCAATTGCAACAACTAGCTAATTTTGTTTTGTATAAGGAAAAAGAAGAGGAATTATTTCAAATGGGGTTAGCTGTAAGTGGGGAGTCGTCTAAGAAGGAAATTTGGAAAAGTGAACCGAAACAAACACCTCTTTATGTGACGTGTTTATTAACCTGTGATGCCGAAAACTTTGATTCAAATAATTTTATTGAACATAAAAATGCTATGAACGCACAAGGTTTTTCGATTAAAGGCGTAATTGCTAGTTATTTAGCTACTGCCTCTGAAGGAAATGGAAAAACCATGGATTATTATAAAGCTTGGTTAGAAATTGTTCCTTTATAA
- a CDS encoding YueI family protein: protein MMTDELQKHLDNGLYGVPLLKPDEQRKYLGTFRERCYLSMTISQMTKQQNEDYLRKHLKEYPNSKILINGKVPETVQQTYIQLAMQANLPFTVVATADPYQNDRIGLLVVAKTAVNEQTIDIEKKVTVAPSQKQAAPKKETFWHKLFR from the coding sequence ATGATGACCGACGAACTTCAAAAACACCTGGATAATGGTCTCTACGGCGTGCCATTACTCAAACCCGATGAGCAACGAAAATATTTAGGTACCTTTCGTGAGCGTTGCTATCTTAGTATGACCATTTCCCAAATGACCAAGCAACAAAATGAAGACTATCTCCGTAAACATCTGAAAGAGTATCCCAACAGCAAGATTTTAATTAACGGAAAAGTACCAGAAACAGTTCAACAGACGTATATTCAATTAGCCATGCAAGCGAATCTGCCGTTCACTGTTGTCGCTACAGCAGACCCTTATCAAAACGACAGGATTGGTTTACTGGTTGTTGCTAAAACAGCAGTCAACGAACAAACCATTGATATAGAAAAAAAAGTTACTGTTGCCCCTAGCCAAAAACAAGCAGCACCGAAGAAAGAAACATTTTGGCACAAACTTTTTCGTTAA
- a CDS encoding GNAT family N-acetyltransferase: MEQIENHYVVFAENQVLETERLCLRPLTLADAKDMFEYASDEETTTFVFPTHQTIEETRTIIASVFMADPFGKFALELKENHKMIGTIDLRVNIKEGTAEIGYTLNKTYWGQGLVPEAAHVLLALGFEKLQLIRIFAVHDLKNPKSGRVMEKIGMTKESTIYEAKKIYGKVSDIVTYGITKSQWQKAKEQ; this comes from the coding sequence ATGGAACAAATAGAAAATCATTATGTCGTTTTTGCAGAAAATCAAGTGTTGGAGACGGAGCGTTTATGCTTACGTCCGCTAACTTTAGCCGATGCGAAAGATATGTTTGAATATGCGAGCGATGAAGAAACGACAACTTTTGTTTTCCCCACTCATCAAACAATTGAAGAAACACGAACCATTATTGCGTCTGTTTTCATGGCTGATCCATTTGGAAAATTTGCGCTAGAGCTGAAAGAAAATCATAAAATGATTGGGACGATTGATTTACGAGTAAATATAAAAGAAGGTACTGCTGAAATCGGTTATACCCTTAATAAAACTTATTGGGGACAAGGCTTGGTTCCTGAAGCAGCGCATGTTCTGTTAGCTTTAGGTTTTGAAAAACTCCAGTTGATCCGAATTTTTGCAGTCCATGATTTAAAAAATCCTAAATCTGGTCGTGTGATGGAAAAAATTGGCATGACGAAAGAAAGCACAATTTATGAAGCAAAAAAAATTTATGGCAAAGTGAGTGATATAGTGACATATGGTATCACGAAAAGTCA